A single Rhodothermales bacterium DNA region contains:
- a CDS encoding histidine phosphatase family protein, whose translation MTRSLLLLLMLALAAPVAAQNVVLLRHAEKADDGTSDPPLTAFGEARAHALIGVLKASGLTATVTSGFQRTVQTAGPAAAYFGATEVVVGVSEGMQAHLEATADTVRSFGPDAVVLVSGHSNTIPRIIHALGGPELPDLNEAEYDLLYFMDLNADEPELRRIYWRPVE comes from the coding sequence ATGACCCGATCCCTCCTGCTCCTTCTCATGCTGGCGCTTGCCGCACCCGTGGCCGCCCAGAACGTGGTCCTGCTCCGGCACGCGGAAAAAGCGGACGATGGGACCTCAGACCCGCCACTGACGGCCTTCGGTGAGGCTCGGGCACACGCCCTGATAGGCGTGCTCAAGGCTTCCGGCCTGACTGCCACGGTCACGTCCGGCTTCCAGCGCACCGTGCAGACCGCCGGCCCGGCCGCGGCCTACTTCGGAGCTACCGAAGTAGTGGTCGGTGTCTCGGAAGGCATGCAGGCGCACCTGGAGGCCACGGCAGACACCGTGCGCAGCTTTGGTCCCGATGCGGTGGTGCTGGTGTCCGGCCACTCCAACACCATCCCGCGCATCATTCATGCGTTGGGCGGACCCGAGCTGCCGGACCTCAACGAGGCGGAATACGACCTGCTCTACTTCATGGACCTGAACGCAGACGAGCCCGAACTGCGGCGCATTTACTGGCGGCCGGTGGAGTAG
- a CDS encoding formylglycine-generating enzyme family protein → MRLLLIVALVLIGCGEPAAPPEGMVAIPGGTFLMGSDTGRPDELPPHEVTVSDFWMDSTEVTNARFARFVEETGYVTEAEKPVPGFADLDPGSLLFEAPDGPVDLSRHTQWWAWVPGASWRSPEGPGSGLEGRMDHPVVHVSWNDAVAFAEWHGARLPTEAEWEYAARAGSSDRFQWGNRDPEPTDANVWQGPFPEHNEVLDGFSATAPVGQFPANGFGLYDMAGNVWEWTADWYHPRYYATSPASNPAGPSTGTSRVLRGGSFLCHKAYCESYRPTARMHNTPDSGTHHQGFRLVWSRP, encoded by the coding sequence ATGAGGCTGCTATTGATTGTGGCCCTGGTGCTCATCGGTTGTGGCGAGCCCGCGGCGCCGCCGGAAGGCATGGTGGCCATCCCCGGCGGCACTTTTCTGATGGGGTCCGACACGGGACGGCCGGATGAACTGCCGCCCCACGAAGTGACCGTCTCCGACTTCTGGATGGACTCAACCGAGGTCACGAATGCCCGTTTTGCCCGGTTCGTGGAAGAAACGGGCTATGTGACCGAAGCCGAAAAGCCGGTGCCCGGTTTTGCCGATCTGGATCCGGGATCGCTCCTGTTCGAGGCTCCCGACGGCCCGGTGGATCTGTCCCGCCACACGCAGTGGTGGGCCTGGGTACCGGGGGCCTCCTGGCGTTCGCCGGAGGGTCCGGGCAGTGGCCTGGAAGGGCGCATGGACCACCCGGTGGTGCATGTTTCGTGGAACGACGCCGTGGCGTTCGCCGAGTGGCACGGCGCCCGACTGCCGACCGAGGCTGAGTGGGAGTACGCCGCCCGAGCGGGTTCCTCCGACCGGTTCCAATGGGGGAACCGGGATCCCGAACCGACCGACGCCAACGTCTGGCAAGGCCCGTTCCCGGAGCACAACGAGGTCCTGGACGGATTTTCCGCGACCGCTCCCGTCGGGCAGTTTCCGGCGAACGGTTTCGGGCTCTACGACATGGCCGGAAACGTCTGGGAGTGGACTGCCGACTGGTACCATCCGCGATACTACGCGACATCCCCGGCCTCAAATCCTGCAGGTCCCTCCACCGGTACATCCCGTGTTCTGCGGGGTGGCTCATTCCTGTGTCACAAGGCCTATTGCGAGTCCTACAGGCCGACGGCCCGCATGCACAATACGCCCGATTCGGGCACCCATCACCAGGGCTTCCGACTGGTCTGGAGCCGGCCCTAG
- a CDS encoding 1-acyl-sn-glycerol-3-phosphate acyltransferase, whose translation MKRALRASFREVRMSGSVPDGPVVLFANHHNYYDGYLAWLVARTVGRSPLVWMEEWDRFPFFRAMGALPFPADDPIRRAATVRHTARALGEPDAALVYFPEGRLHAPDEGLDAFEPGPLERLHHVLGRPSWVPMAIRVRWGRTATPVAEVRLGDSGGPENARQRLLDTMESSSEASTVILTGRRGPDERWSFGFLRTLFNR comes from the coding sequence ATGAAACGCGCATTGCGTGCGTCGTTTCGGGAGGTGCGAATGTCCGGATCCGTGCCGGACGGTCCGGTCGTGCTGTTTGCGAATCACCACAACTATTACGACGGGTACCTGGCGTGGCTCGTCGCGCGCACGGTGGGTCGCAGCCCGCTTGTCTGGATGGAAGAGTGGGATCGGTTTCCCTTCTTTCGGGCGATGGGCGCTTTGCCGTTTCCAGCCGATGACCCGATCCGCAGGGCCGCTACCGTGCGCCACACAGCTCGTGCACTTGGAGAGCCCGACGCGGCCCTCGTCTACTTCCCGGAAGGCAGATTGCACGCCCCGGACGAGGGACTTGATGCCTTCGAGCCAGGGCCGCTGGAACGGCTCCACCATGTGCTGGGTCGCCCATCCTGGGTTCCCATGGCCATCCGGGTCCGGTGGGGGCGCACGGCCACGCCGGTCGCAGAGGTGCGTCTCGGCGATTCGGGTGGGCCGGAGAATGCACGCCAACGACTTCTAGACACCATGGAATCAAGCAGCGAGGCCTCGACCGTCATCCTGACCGGTCGGCGAGGCCCGGACGAACGCTGGTCGTTCGGATTCCTGAGAACACTGTTCAACCGATGA
- a CDS encoding DPP IV N-terminal domain-containing protein, whose amino-acid sequence MKRALPLLILPLVFATVAQAQANFDLAERFTQERMDKMVGSTSVFPRWIEDESRFWYQYETPEGTNWYMVDAPRRQKRELFDRDALAAELTEHFERPFNALDLDLDDFEYDVDKGLFTFHVDSIGFEYRFETRDLVAGDSIDAEERLGWATYSPDSTWIAFARNHNLYLMRSGDPDSTEYQLTEDGEKWYSYQASDSDTTSTKRLRSRANWFEDEEKLYVRRQDRREVGDLWVINSLGKRPTLESYKYPMPGEENVPQDEVWVFDVESKEGLKLDTDKWKDQSLGGAYFNRGGFFETETSDYLYFLRRDRTWAHVDVCKANTTTGEVEVLWSETSEPYHNTRYMDLVVVNEGEEFIWTSERTGWNQLYRYDGEGNLMNRVTDGYFVVGGVHRVDTTAQVIYFEGFGREEGVNPYFSQKYRVNFDGSGMQRISPEDANHSFSMSDNHDFWVDTISRVDAAPRSVLRDRRGAVVLELEETDLSQAEEAGWQAPEYFSVKAADGHTDLYGVMWKPFDFDPAEKYPIISYVYPGPQTEPWPIGFSFSGRQMPLAQVGFVVVAFGNRGGSPRRSKHYHNYGYGDLRDYALADNKYGLEQLGARHDWIDLGKVGIFGHSGGGFMSTAALLTYPDFYTAAVSSAGNHDNNVYNIWWGEVHNGVESKTRKKKETITNEDGEEEEIEVEEEYFEGPVETNQALAGNLEGHLLLVHGDIDSNVHPANTMRLVNELVKAGKRFDFMLLPGQRHGFGSMTPYFTRMTWYYFAEHLLGDYRNNVNFNLPADDD is encoded by the coding sequence ATGAAGCGAGCCCTTCCCCTCCTGATACTGCCCCTGGTTTTTGCCACTGTCGCCCAGGCGCAGGCCAACTTCGACCTCGCCGAGCGCTTCACGCAGGAGCGCATGGACAAGATGGTCGGATCCACGTCTGTCTTTCCCCGCTGGATCGAGGACGAAAGCCGCTTCTGGTACCAGTACGAGACGCCGGAAGGCACGAACTGGTATATGGTCGATGCGCCCCGCAGGCAGAAGCGGGAGCTCTTCGATCGGGATGCCCTCGCAGCCGAGCTGACGGAGCACTTCGAGCGTCCATTCAACGCGCTGGACCTGGATCTTGATGACTTCGAGTATGACGTGGACAAGGGGCTCTTCACCTTCCACGTCGACTCGATAGGCTTCGAATACCGGTTTGAAACCCGCGATCTGGTGGCTGGGGATTCGATCGATGCGGAGGAGCGCCTGGGATGGGCCACCTACAGTCCGGACTCCACGTGGATTGCGTTCGCGCGCAATCACAACCTGTATCTGATGCGGAGCGGCGATCCGGACTCGACCGAGTATCAGCTCACGGAGGACGGCGAGAAGTGGTACTCGTACCAGGCCAGTGACTCGGACACCACATCGACCAAACGCCTGCGCAGCCGGGCGAACTGGTTCGAGGACGAGGAGAAGCTGTACGTGCGTCGTCAGGACCGCCGGGAGGTCGGCGACCTGTGGGTGATCAACTCGCTCGGCAAGCGCCCAACGCTGGAGAGCTACAAGTATCCGATGCCCGGCGAGGAGAATGTGCCTCAGGACGAGGTGTGGGTGTTCGATGTCGAGAGCAAGGAGGGCCTGAAGCTGGACACCGACAAGTGGAAGGACCAGTCGCTTGGGGGCGCGTACTTCAACCGCGGTGGCTTCTTCGAGACCGAAACCTCCGACTACCTCTACTTCCTGCGCAGGGACCGCACCTGGGCGCACGTGGACGTGTGCAAAGCCAACACCACCACGGGTGAGGTGGAGGTCCTGTGGTCAGAAACGAGCGAGCCATACCACAACACGCGCTACATGGACCTCGTGGTCGTCAACGAGGGCGAGGAGTTCATCTGGACCTCGGAGCGCACGGGGTGGAATCAGCTGTACCGGTACGATGGCGAGGGCAACCTGATGAACCGGGTCACAGACGGCTACTTCGTGGTCGGCGGCGTGCACCGCGTCGACACCACGGCGCAGGTCATCTATTTCGAGGGTTTCGGCAGGGAGGAGGGTGTGAACCCCTACTTCTCACAGAAATACCGGGTCAATTTTGACGGCTCGGGCATGCAGCGCATCAGCCCGGAGGACGCCAACCACTCGTTCTCGATGAGCGACAACCACGACTTCTGGGTGGACACCATCTCGCGGGTGGATGCGGCGCCCCGCAGTGTGCTGCGCGACCGTCGAGGCGCCGTGGTGCTGGAGCTGGAAGAGACCGACTTGAGCCAGGCCGAGGAGGCCGGCTGGCAGGCCCCTGAGTACTTCTCCGTCAAGGCGGCTGACGGCCACACGGATCTCTATGGCGTGATGTGGAAGCCGTTCGATTTCGATCCGGCCGAGAAGTACCCCATCATCTCGTACGTCTATCCCGGGCCCCAGACCGAGCCGTGGCCCATCGGTTTCTCGTTCTCCGGCCGCCAGATGCCGCTGGCGCAGGTGGGCTTCGTGGTGGTCGCGTTTGGAAACCGTGGGGGCAGTCCACGCAGGAGCAAACACTACCACAACTACGGCTACGGCGATCTGCGGGACTATGCGCTGGCCGACAACAAGTACGGCCTCGAGCAGCTGGGAGCACGTCACGACTGGATCGACCTCGGCAAGGTGGGCATTTTCGGCCACTCCGGAGGCGGGTTCATGTCGACGGCGGCGCTGCTGACCTACCCCGACTTCTACACCGCGGCGGTGTCTTCAGCCGGCAACCACGACAACAACGTGTACAACATCTGGTGGGGTGAGGTGCACAACGGCGTCGAATCAAAGACCCGCAAGAAGAAGGAAACCATCACGAACGAGGACGGTGAGGAGGAAGAAATCGAGGTCGAGGAGGAGTATTTCGAGGGTCCGGTAGAGACCAATCAGGCGCTCGCGGGCAACCTGGAAGGGCATCTGCTTCTGGTGCACGGGGACATCGACAGCAACGTGCACCCGGCCAATACCATGCGCCTGGTGAACGAGCTTGTGAAGGCCGGCAAACGGTTCGATTTCATGCTGCTGCCTGGTCAGCGCCATGGTTTCGGCAGCATGACGCCTTACTTCACCCGCATGACGTGGTACTACTTCGCCGAGCACCTGCTGGGGGACTATCGCAACAACGTCAACTTCAACCTGCCGGCGGATGACGACTAG
- a CDS encoding DUF1080 domain-containing protein has translation MKYLLPILFLTLIPMSACAQSNWPPELTETWEPEPAVVTPGAGTAAPSDAIVLLGDHADAWQSLNGDPVGWSMENGVLTVVAGTGDIRTRQTFGSIQLHMEWRSPTEIQGDGQGRGNSGVFFQERYEVQILDSFENRTYSNGQAGSVYKQYLPLVNAMRPPGEWQTYDIFFTAPVFSDDGAVVRPAFLTVIHNGVLIQNHVELRGPTVYRGLPEYEAHGDGSVRLQDHGNPVSFRNIWVREL, from the coding sequence ATGAAGTACCTCTTGCCGATCCTCTTCCTCACACTGATTCCCATGAGCGCTTGTGCGCAGTCCAATTGGCCGCCCGAACTGACCGAAACCTGGGAGCCGGAACCCGCCGTGGTTACACCTGGCGCGGGCACGGCGGCTCCCTCGGACGCCATCGTGCTCCTTGGTGACCATGCGGACGCCTGGCAATCCCTGAACGGCGATCCGGTCGGCTGGAGCATGGAAAACGGCGTGCTGACGGTGGTGGCCGGCACCGGCGACATCCGCACCAGGCAGACATTCGGCTCGATCCAGCTCCACATGGAGTGGCGCTCACCCACCGAAATCCAGGGCGATGGCCAGGGACGCGGCAACAGCGGCGTGTTCTTCCAGGAGCGGTATGAGGTGCAGATCCTGGATTCGTTCGAGAACCGCACGTACTCCAACGGCCAGGCGGGCTCGGTGTACAAACAGTACCTCCCCCTGGTCAACGCCATGCGCCCGCCAGGCGAGTGGCAGACCTACGACATCTTCTTCACCGCGCCGGTCTTCTCTGACGATGGCGCTGTGGTGCGCCCGGCGTTCCTGACGGTGATCCACAACGGAGTCCTGATCCAGAACCACGTGGAGCTGCGCGGGCCGACCGTCTACCGCGGACTGCCCGAGTACGAGGCACACGGCGACGGATCGGTCCGCCTTCAGGATCACGGCAATCCGGTTTCATTCCGCAATATCTGGGTACGCGAGCTATGA
- a CDS encoding carotenoid biosynthesis protein, with amino-acid sequence MARRSIQLLTAAVLFSLAGTFALLVFPPLWEVFGPWYETLVKAPTWTYMAVLPIAVALVYLPQLGASLLTKVFLWGTVIGAAAELIGTITGLPFGTYVYTGWLGPKIMGHVPWFIPLSWFAMGLVAFDLAGRLVRPGTLRVIVGAAFLTLWDVSLDPAMSKAFPFWVYPDGGFFYGMPLSNWGGWLLVSFIIMAGFEFLLGDRKPRAAEARYLYLINCLFPLGLSALYGLWGAVLAGAVATAVVMVSTREGAALARLKLVLNP; translated from the coding sequence ATGGCACGCAGATCCATCCAACTCCTCACTGCCGCGGTCCTGTTCTCGCTGGCCGGCACATTCGCCCTCCTGGTGTTTCCGCCACTGTGGGAGGTATTCGGGCCGTGGTACGAAACCCTTGTCAAGGCTCCCACATGGACCTACATGGCGGTTCTTCCGATTGCCGTGGCGCTGGTCTATCTGCCCCAACTTGGAGCAAGCCTGCTGACCAAGGTTTTCCTGTGGGGTACGGTCATCGGAGCCGCCGCTGAACTCATCGGAACTATCACTGGACTGCCCTTCGGCACGTACGTGTACACGGGTTGGTTGGGCCCCAAGATCATGGGGCATGTGCCGTGGTTCATCCCGCTTTCCTGGTTCGCGATGGGCCTCGTAGCCTTCGATCTGGCGGGCCGCCTGGTCCGGCCCGGAACGCTGAGGGTGATCGTGGGAGCCGCGTTCCTGACGCTCTGGGACGTCTCTCTCGACCCCGCCATGTCCAAGGCATTTCCCTTCTGGGTCTATCCGGACGGCGGCTTTTTCTATGGGATGCCGCTCTCAAATTGGGGTGGCTGGCTGCTGGTCTCGTTCATCATCATGGCCGGATTCGAGTTTCTTCTGGGTGATCGCAAGCCACGGGCCGCGGAAGCTCGCTACCTGTACCTCATCAATTGCCTGTTTCCGCTCGGGTTATCGGCCCTCTATGGCCTCTGGGGAGCGGTGTTGGCCGGGGCTGTCGCGACCGCCGTGGTGATGGTCTCTACTCGCGAGGGGGCCGCGCTCGCCCGTTTGAAGCTGGTGCTTAATCCATGA
- a CDS encoding arylsulfatase codes for MRRSLLLVLLLTACAQPEPPPNVIYILADDLGYGELGAYGQELIRTPNLDRLAAEGMRFTQHYSGSPVCAPSRGSLLTGKHTGTAFVRDNFEVGGWGPDEPEGQLPLADSETTIAELLQPMGYRTGFVGKWGLGGPDSEGHPNNQGFDRFYGYLCQRVAHNYYPTHLWSDGLADSLEGNTPWFSAHQRIDAPLDSEMEYYARYQRQTYAPERMIEEALAFLDSAQEDPFFLVYATPIPHLALQVPVEELDAYAGAFDEEPFFGRPYLPHPRPLSAYAAMITYMDRNIGRLLDRLEELGVADNTIVMFSSDNGTTYTGGVEAETFNSTDGLRGLKGSVFEGGIRVPMIARWPQRIAPGTTTDHVSAFWDVLPTLADLTGAAAPRGIDGESFSHVLLGDEPIARERPLYWEYHAFGAMQAVRWDQWKAVRLNAREDPHGPIQLFDLEADRSETTDVAADHPDVVARMDSVMQSRRPSHLARWNFGESYSADG; via the coding sequence ATGCGGCGCTCCCTCCTGCTGGTCCTTCTCCTCACCGCCTGCGCGCAGCCGGAGCCGCCGCCGAATGTGATCTACATCCTGGCCGACGACCTGGGATACGGCGAACTCGGTGCCTACGGACAGGAGTTGATTCGCACTCCCAACCTGGACCGCCTGGCCGCCGAAGGCATGCGGTTCACGCAGCATTATTCCGGCAGTCCGGTGTGCGCGCCCTCCCGCGGCTCGCTGCTGACGGGGAAGCACACGGGCACGGCCTTCGTGCGTGACAACTTCGAGGTCGGCGGCTGGGGCCCCGACGAACCGGAGGGGCAGCTTCCGCTGGCGGACTCCGAAACCACCATCGCCGAGCTCCTGCAGCCGATGGGCTATCGCACGGGCTTCGTCGGCAAGTGGGGCCTGGGCGGTCCCGACTCCGAGGGTCACCCCAACAATCAGGGTTTTGACCGCTTTTACGGCTATCTCTGCCAGCGCGTGGCCCACAACTACTACCCGACGCATCTCTGGAGCGATGGCCTCGCGGACTCCCTGGAAGGCAACACACCCTGGTTCAGCGCGCACCAGCGCATCGATGCGCCCCTGGACTCGGAGATGGAGTATTACGCGCGATACCAGCGGCAGACGTACGCGCCGGAACGCATGATCGAGGAGGCGCTGGCCTTCCTGGACTCGGCCCAAGAAGATCCCTTCTTCCTGGTCTACGCCACCCCCATCCCGCACCTCGCCCTGCAGGTCCCGGTGGAAGAACTCGACGCCTACGCCGGCGCGTTCGATGAAGAGCCGTTCTTCGGGCGTCCCTACCTGCCGCATCCGCGTCCGCTGTCCGCCTACGCCGCCATGATCACCTACATGGACCGCAACATCGGCCGGCTGCTGGACCGCCTCGAGGAACTCGGCGTGGCCGACAATACAATCGTCATGTTCTCTTCGGACAACGGCACCACCTACACAGGCGGCGTCGAGGCGGAGACGTTTAACTCCACGGACGGCCTGCGTGGGCTGAAGGGGTCGGTATTCGAAGGCGGCATTCGCGTGCCGATGATCGCGCGGTGGCCACAGCGCATCGCGCCGGGCACGACGACTGATCATGTTTCGGCGTTCTGGGATGTGCTGCCCACTTTGGCAGACCTCACCGGAGCAGCGGCTCCTCGGGGCATAGACGGAGAGTCTTTCTCCCACGTGCTTCTGGGCGATGAGCCCATCGCCCGTGAGAGACCGCTCTACTGGGAATACCACGCCTTCGGCGCCATGCAGGCCGTACGATGGGATCAGTGGAAAGCCGTGCGTCTCAACGCGCGTGAGGACCCGCACGGACCGATCCAGCTGTTTGATCTGGAGGCGGACCGTAGCGAGACCACCGACGTCGCCGCAGACCATCCGGATGTAGTGGCGCGCATGGATTCGGTGATGCAGAGCCGGCGGCCCAGTCATCTGGCGCGGTGGAATTTCGGCGAGTCCTACTCGGCAGACGGATGA
- a CDS encoding glycosyltransferase: MRWFIALAAVVHAMQWITLLMNLGYLRRWRPEAHTSGLPSGKLSVLIPAYNEAHNLRTLIPSLLKQDHAHVEFILVDDGSTDETQEVLAGFDDHRLTVLRTQGPPEGWVGKVHALYQATRKATGTHYLFLDADLTLLREDTLSRIDRVFAETPARVLTGLPNLKGGGLLLVSLVASAVLNGLPWPIARMTRRRSLGALNGQCWMVDAETYHKHELHASHRSEILEDVRIGRFLIGSGRPPTLVDLRRDLSVTMYRTLPEAWVGFRKNAYLIVGGTPLAFAALFGVFGFAFSVAPFLSGGLLLSLYALKATTDRFMGMPLWVTALAPVSYLMSSAMQLDSAWHHLTGKVRWKGRLVSPQIAARSQTVPHRTAPDLQV; the protein is encoded by the coding sequence ATGAGGTGGTTCATAGCACTTGCCGCCGTGGTGCACGCCATGCAGTGGATCACGCTCCTGATGAACCTCGGATATCTGCGCAGGTGGCGCCCCGAGGCGCACACCTCCGGTCTTCCGAGCGGCAAACTGAGTGTGCTGATCCCCGCCTACAACGAGGCGCACAATCTTCGCACCCTGATCCCGAGTCTGCTGAAGCAGGATCACGCGCATGTCGAGTTCATCCTGGTGGACGATGGCTCGACCGACGAAACGCAGGAGGTGCTCGCGGGCTTCGACGATCACCGCCTCACCGTGCTCCGCACGCAGGGACCACCGGAGGGATGGGTCGGAAAGGTGCACGCCCTCTATCAGGCTACAAGAAAGGCGACAGGGACGCACTATCTCTTTCTGGACGCCGACCTGACATTGCTTCGTGAGGATACCCTCTCCCGCATAGACCGTGTGTTTGCGGAGACCCCCGCCCGCGTCCTCACGGGCCTGCCGAATCTGAAGGGAGGCGGGTTGCTGCTCGTGAGTCTCGTGGCCTCCGCGGTGTTGAATGGGCTGCCCTGGCCCATCGCCCGTATGACACGCCGACGTTCGCTCGGGGCCCTCAACGGGCAGTGCTGGATGGTTGATGCCGAGACGTATCACAAGCACGAACTGCACGCTAGCCATCGGTCTGAGATCCTGGAGGACGTACGCATCGGGCGCTTCCTGATAGGCTCTGGACGGCCGCCGACCCTGGTTGATCTTCGGCGGGATCTGTCCGTGACCATGTACAGAACACTACCTGAAGCGTGGGTCGGCTTCCGGAAGAACGCCTACCTGATCGTCGGAGGTACTCCGCTGGCGTTTGCGGCCCTGTTCGGTGTCTTCGGCTTCGCGTTCAGCGTCGCTCCGTTTCTGTCCGGCGGTCTCTTGCTCTCACTGTATGCGCTCAAGGCCACGACAGACCGGTTCATGGGCATGCCACTCTGGGTCACTGCTCTGGCGCCCGTTTCGTACCTGATGTCGAGCGCCATGCAGCTCGACTCCGCCTGGCATCACCTTACCGGCAAGGTGCGCTGGAAAGGTCGGCTTGTCAGTCCACAAATAGCGGCACGAAGTCAAACCGTGCCACATCGAACAGCCCCCGATCTCCAAGTTTGA
- a CDS encoding exo-alpha-sialidase: MTTRRAMGWLPALVLLAACAGPPELPTRYGVPEIDLTADTDRRSVVDQDTAQYLGHPSTVLLEDGRTMLLAYPEGHGRGAVVYRRSHDAGRTWSDRLPVPDNWSTSQEVPTLYRVVDPNGVRRVIMFSGLYPIRMAVSEDDGGYWSALEPIGDFGGIVAMSSVERLKDGSYMAFFHDDGRFFAEGGEAGQFRVYTTASDDGGLTWSAPREILTHPDLDLCEPGVVRSPDGDELAMLLRENSRASGRSFVSFSQDEGQTWSEPQLLPEALTGDRHTLRYLTDGSLLVVFRDMGTDETTRGDWLSWIGSYEDLHAQEPAGTRLRLMDNTNPWDSTYPGVEVLPNGDVVTTTYGHWGEGLPPYIVSIRLTAEELAGYSTGRQ, translated from the coding sequence ATGACGACTAGGCGGGCGATGGGGTGGCTGCCGGCCCTCGTCCTGCTCGCCGCCTGCGCTGGGCCGCCCGAGCTGCCTACCCGCTACGGCGTGCCTGAAATCGACCTCACGGCGGACACGGACCGCCGCTCGGTCGTGGACCAGGACACGGCGCAGTACCTGGGGCATCCCTCGACGGTGCTGCTGGAGGACGGCCGCACCATGCTTCTGGCGTATCCGGAGGGCCACGGCCGCGGCGCGGTGGTCTATCGCCGCTCGCATGACGCCGGCCGCACGTGGTCGGATCGGCTGCCGGTGCCGGACAACTGGAGCACCTCCCAGGAGGTGCCCACGCTCTATAGGGTCGTCGATCCGAACGGCGTGCGCCGTGTCATCATGTTTTCGGGCCTTTACCCGATCCGCATGGCGGTTTCGGAGGACGATGGCGGGTACTGGTCGGCTCTGGAGCCGATCGGCGACTTCGGCGGCATCGTGGCCATGTCATCGGTGGAGCGGCTCAAAGACGGCTCGTATATGGCCTTCTTCCATGACGACGGCCGATTCTTTGCGGAAGGAGGCGAGGCCGGGCAGTTCAGGGTGTACACGACCGCCTCGGACGATGGCGGCCTGACATGGTCCGCGCCGAGGGAGATCCTCACGCATCCGGACCTGGACCTGTGCGAGCCCGGCGTGGTGCGCAGCCCGGACGGCGACGAACTGGCGATGCTGCTCCGGGAAAACAGCCGTGCGTCCGGCCGCAGCTTCGTCAGCTTCTCTCAGGACGAGGGCCAAACGTGGTCCGAGCCGCAGCTCCTGCCGGAGGCGCTGACCGGAGATCGGCACACCCTGCGCTACCTGACCGACGGATCCCTGCTGGTGGTGTTCCGAGACATGGGCACGGACGAAACCACGCGCGGAGACTGGCTCTCCTGGATAGGTTCTTACGAGGACCTGCATGCGCAGGAGCCCGCGGGGACGCGCCTCCGGCTCATGGACAATACCAACCCCTGGGACTCGACCTACCCGGGCGTGGAGGTGCTGCCGAACGGAGACGTGGTCACCACGACCTACGGACACTGGGGCGAGGGCTTGCCGCCCTACATCGTATCCATCCGGCTCACGGCGGAGGAACTGGCCGGCTACTCCACCGGCCGCCAGTAA